In one Myotis daubentonii chromosome 1, mMyoDau2.1, whole genome shotgun sequence genomic region, the following are encoded:
- the NDUFB1 gene encoding NADH dehydrogenase [ubiquinone] 1 beta subcomplex subunit 1 isoform X2, whose amino-acid sequence MACPKAAASAGAGGWTRRCPWSWGRAGTEAAAFRMSLIQLVRDHWVHILVPMGFVIGCYLDRKSDEKLTAFRNKSLLFKRELRPNEEVTWK is encoded by the exons ATGGCGTGTCCCAAGGCCGCCGCTTCCGCCGGCGCTGGAGGCTGGACTCGCCGCTGCCCTTGGTCTTGGGGTCGGGCTGGCACCGAGGCCGCAG cattcagGATGAGTTTAATTCAGCTTGTGCGTGACCACTGGGTACATATACTTGTCCCTATGGGATTTGTCATTGGATGTTATCTAGACAGAAAGAGTGATGAAAAGCTAACTGCCTTCCGGAACAAGAGTTTGTTATTTAAAAG AGAATTGAGACCCAATGAGGAAGTCACCTGGAAGTAA
- the NDUFB1 gene encoding NADH dehydrogenase [ubiquinone] 1 beta subcomplex subunit 1 isoform X1, protein MACPKAAASAGAGGWTRRCPWSWGRAGTEAAGGFGVDAAGFRCAGSQAFRMSLIQLVRDHWVHILVPMGFVIGCYLDRKSDEKLTAFRNKSLLFKRELRPNEEVTWK, encoded by the exons ATGGCGTGTCCCAAGGCCGCCGCTTCCGCCGGCGCTGGAGGCTGGACTCGCCGCTGCCCTTGGTCTTGGGGTCGGGCTGGCACCGAGGCCGCAGGTGGGTTCGGGGTCGACGCCGCAGGCTTCCGTtgtgcaggcagccagg cattcagGATGAGTTTAATTCAGCTTGTGCGTGACCACTGGGTACATATACTTGTCCCTATGGGATTTGTCATTGGATGTTATCTAGACAGAAAGAGTGATGAAAAGCTAACTGCCTTCCGGAACAAGAGTTTGTTATTTAAAAG AGAATTGAGACCCAATGAGGAAGTCACCTGGAAGTAA